A genomic stretch from Candidatus Baltobacteraceae bacterium includes:
- a CDS encoding DoxX family protein: MRSSFGMLVARSIIGGGMAAHGAQKAYGWFEGSGPAKTAGFMRMLGFEDAEQMGTAAAYNELISGGLIAAGLFGTVGPSIMIVNMLVAMSTVHKDNGFFASDNGIEVPLLYATAALAFAAGGYGECSLDRLFRLEDFFSKRRWFYLGVGAAIGTAIAVLNRRVPPTSQSSAQEQAPAAQPQPAPN, from the coding sequence ATGCGCTCGAGTTTTGGGATGTTGGTCGCTCGATCGATCATCGGCGGTGGGATGGCGGCGCATGGCGCGCAAAAAGCGTATGGGTGGTTCGAGGGTTCGGGGCCCGCGAAGACCGCCGGCTTCATGCGCATGCTCGGTTTCGAAGATGCCGAGCAAATGGGAACGGCGGCCGCTTATAACGAGCTGATCTCCGGCGGTTTGATTGCCGCGGGGCTATTCGGTACCGTCGGCCCGTCGATCATGATCGTAAACATGCTCGTCGCGATGTCGACGGTGCACAAAGACAACGGCTTCTTCGCTTCCGATAACGGCATCGAGGTGCCGCTGCTCTATGCAACTGCCGCGCTCGCATTCGCAGCGGGCGGTTACGGGGAATGCTCCCTCGACCGTTTATTCCGTCTTGAAGATTTCTTCTCGAAGCGCCGCTGGTTCTATCTCGGAGTCGGCGCCGCGATCGGCACGGCAATTGCCGTGCTCAACAGACGGGTCCCCCCCACATCGCAGTCGAGCGCGCAAGAACAAGCGCCGGCCGCACAGCCACAACCCGCACCGAACTAA
- a CDS encoding transporter substrate-binding domain-containing protein, producing the protein MKLVRRLLIASLTALVLGLWVAAPASARDTLADIKQRGKLIVGVKTDYKPFGFLDPSGKVVGIEPDLAADVAKRLGVGIEYVPVVAANRIQFLQQGRIDLMIATMTDTPAREEQVGIVKPSYYAAGVDIIARKASGLKSWDDLKGKSLCGIQGAFYNKDMQDKYGATVVAFPGTPEALNALRAGTCIGFVYDDSFNNPLSLDPAWSGGFDLPLASIDVQPWGLAVDKGDDKFMAFMSDVVKDWHKKGTIIALEKKYNVPVSTFSKQMNADANKK; encoded by the coding sequence ATGAAGCTCGTCCGTCGCCTATTGATCGCGTCGCTCACCGCCCTCGTATTAGGGCTGTGGGTGGCCGCACCGGCATCTGCACGTGACACGCTCGCCGATATCAAGCAGCGCGGCAAGCTCATCGTCGGCGTCAAAACCGATTACAAACCGTTCGGCTTCCTCGATCCCTCAGGAAAAGTCGTCGGCATCGAACCCGACTTGGCTGCAGACGTTGCGAAGCGCCTTGGCGTCGGAATCGAATACGTTCCGGTCGTTGCGGCCAATCGCATTCAGTTCTTGCAACAAGGTCGCATCGATTTGATGATCGCGACGATGACAGACACGCCGGCGCGCGAAGAGCAAGTTGGCATCGTCAAGCCGAGCTACTACGCAGCCGGCGTCGACATCATCGCGCGCAAAGCTTCCGGACTGAAAAGCTGGGACGATCTCAAAGGGAAGTCTCTATGCGGCATTCAGGGCGCGTTTTACAACAAAGACATGCAGGACAAATACGGTGCGACGGTCGTCGCGTTCCCGGGGACGCCTGAAGCGCTCAACGCTTTGCGAGCCGGAACCTGCATCGGCTTCGTCTATGACGACTCGTTCAACAACCCGCTCTCGCTCGATCCGGCGTGGAGTGGTGGATTCGATCTGCCGCTCGCGTCGATCGACGTTCAGCCGTGGGGTCTTGCAGTCGATAAGGGCGATGACAAATTCATGGCGTTCATGTCGGACGTCGTGAAAGATTGGCACAAGAAAGGCACGATCATCGCGCTCGAGAAAAAATACAACGTCCCGGTGTCGACGTTCTCGAAGCAGATGAACGCCGACGCGAATAAGAAATAG
- a CDS encoding amino acid ABC transporter permease, producing the protein MLHGFEMTVWLSIVTIAASTLIGVIGVWLLGTRWRIVRQIITAYVQFFRNTPPLVQLYFFFFALSPLLSTHSADGLRHPLLNNVFWASLSLSLFAGAFNVEIFRSGIEAIPRTTLEAAESLGFSRLQSFVRIMFPLAFRIGLPAFTNNIVNLVKTTSLAYAIAVPELLYASSQIWSDELNVPEMMVFILIAYIILVAIVVWAMELIEKRLRIPGYGL; encoded by the coding sequence ATACTCCACGGATTCGAGATGACAGTCTGGCTGTCGATCGTTACGATCGCAGCCAGCACGCTCATCGGCGTGATCGGCGTCTGGCTGCTCGGCACGCGTTGGCGAATCGTTCGGCAAATTATCACGGCATACGTGCAGTTCTTCCGCAACACGCCGCCGCTGGTTCAGCTCTATTTCTTCTTTTTCGCGCTCAGCCCGCTGCTCTCGACGCACTCGGCCGATGGTCTGCGGCATCCGCTTCTCAACAACGTCTTCTGGGCGTCGCTCTCGCTCTCGCTTTTTGCCGGGGCATTCAATGTCGAGATCTTCCGTTCAGGAATCGAAGCGATTCCGCGCACGACGCTCGAGGCCGCCGAGTCCCTTGGATTCTCACGCCTGCAAAGCTTCGTTCGCATCATGTTTCCGCTCGCGTTCCGGATCGGATTGCCGGCGTTCACGAACAACATCGTCAATCTCGTAAAGACGACGTCGCTTGCCTACGCGATTGCGGTCCCGGAGCTCCTTTACGCTTCGAGCCAAATATGGTCCGACGAGCTCAACGTCCCCGAGATGATGGTCTTTATTCTGATCGCGTATATTATTCTCGTCGCGATCGTTGTCTGGGCAATGGAGCTGATCGAGAAACGTTTACGCATTCCGGGTTACGGCCTGTGA
- a CDS encoding amino acid ABC transporter permease: protein MLFFSILFFAGSVAFAQAQTAAGEPGVLATLAKWTPLLFHGFLFNIAISVFSMALGSLFGVVLGIFLISRRVQVERPAYWFMQIFRNAPWLVLMFFVMYLTPFQFHTPFGTIPFPDWIKATVGLALPVMANVSEIFRGGVVSLPYTQWEAAQSLGFDYLQTLRLIIVPQAVKRMLPPWMNLYAILTQSTTLASILGVTEVLTLTRNVLGAEGRTELLMPFYGYVLVWFFLYCYPIAVYTKRLERRFSVAS, encoded by the coding sequence GTGCTCTTCTTTTCCATTCTGTTTTTTGCGGGATCCGTCGCGTTCGCGCAGGCGCAAACCGCGGCTGGGGAACCCGGGGTACTCGCGACGCTAGCAAAGTGGACGCCGCTACTCTTTCACGGATTTCTCTTCAATATCGCGATCAGCGTCTTTTCGATGGCGCTCGGATCGCTGTTCGGCGTCGTGCTCGGAATCTTCTTGATCTCACGGCGCGTCCAGGTTGAGCGTCCCGCGTACTGGTTCATGCAGATCTTTCGCAACGCACCTTGGCTCGTTTTGATGTTCTTCGTGATGTACCTGACGCCGTTCCAATTTCATACGCCGTTCGGTACCATACCGTTTCCGGATTGGATCAAAGCCACGGTCGGTCTCGCACTGCCCGTCATGGCGAACGTTTCCGAGATCTTTCGTGGCGGCGTTGTTTCGCTACCCTATACACAGTGGGAGGCTGCGCAGTCGCTCGGTTTTGATTATCTGCAGACACTTAGGCTGATCATCGTGCCGCAGGCGGTCAAACGCATGCTTCCGCCATGGATGAACCTCTACGCAATTCTTACGCAATCGACGACGCTTGCATCGATCCTAGGCGTCACCGAGGTCCTGACCCTGACGCGGAACGTGCTTGGCGCCGAAGGCCGAACCGAGCTGCTGATGCCGTTTTACGGCTACGTCCTCGTATGGTTCTTCCTCTACTGCTATCCCATCGCCGTCTATACCAAGCGGCTCGAGCGCCGTTTCTCGGTGGCCTCGTGA
- a CDS encoding amino acid ABC transporter ATP-binding protein gives MSERPLVEIAGVRKAFGANVVLAGIDIEVARGGVCCIIGPSGSGKSTLLRCINGLVPIDAGTIRVDDIAVHALRSDQELIALRKRVSIVFQQYNLFPHKTALENVMMAPIHVLHEDKAAVEQRAYALLAKVGLQDKADSFPAQLSGGQQQRVAIARSLAMNPQVILFDEVTAALDPETVKEVLLTIRGLVADGLTCILATHEMGFAREVGNLIVFLDGGTIVERGTPAQFFAAPREERTKAFLSQIL, from the coding sequence GTGAGCGAGCGTCCTCTAGTCGAAATTGCCGGCGTCCGCAAAGCTTTCGGAGCGAACGTCGTCTTGGCCGGCATCGACATCGAAGTCGCTCGCGGCGGCGTGTGCTGCATCATCGGACCTTCGGGGTCCGGGAAGTCGACATTGCTTCGTTGCATCAACGGACTCGTCCCAATCGATGCAGGCACGATTCGCGTCGACGACATAGCGGTGCACGCGTTACGCAGCGACCAGGAGCTGATCGCGCTGCGCAAGCGCGTTTCGATCGTCTTTCAGCAATACAATCTCTTCCCGCACAAGACGGCGCTCGAGAACGTCATGATGGCGCCGATCCACGTGCTGCACGAAGATAAAGCTGCAGTCGAGCAACGGGCCTACGCGCTGCTGGCGAAAGTCGGACTGCAAGACAAAGCCGACAGCTTTCCGGCGCAGCTCTCGGGCGGACAGCAACAGCGCGTCGCGATCGCGCGCTCGCTTGCGATGAACCCGCAGGTCATCTTGTTCGACGAGGTTACCGCCGCGCTCGATCCGGAGACGGTCAAAGAAGTCTTGCTCACGATTCGCGGACTCGTTGCCGACGGTCTGACGTGCATTTTGGCGACGCACGAAATGGGCTTTGCGCGCGAGGTCGGAAATTTGATCGTCTTCCTGGACGGAGGCACGATCGTCGAGCGCGGCACGCCGGCCCAATTCTTTGCAGCGCCGCGAGAGGAACGCACAAAGGCTTTCTTGAGTCAGATTCTATGA
- the solA gene encoding N-methyl-L-tryptophan oxidase — protein MSWDTVVLGLGGMGSAALAHVASRGKRVIGLERFQPLHGFGSSHGNSRIIRQTYFLDGRYVTLVQRAYELWRELEAETGEALLNITGGLFVSTRDNTIVDGGLQSAREHGLAHELLERDEVARRYPSMHFREGEVALFEPTAGFLRPEACIGAHLRRAIESGAQARFGTSATRYEATANGVRVWTSDGEVIDADRLIVTAGAWLGGIAADLGLPLVVERQVMHWFAPAGTQNTDALESLPIFIVARKDGRVYGFPYVAGEGIKIAFYRSFQPTDPDDVGREVRPEEVLPIRAFLDGLIPGAAATYLRSKVCLYTLTPDEHFVIGLHPAQSNVVIAGGFSGHGFKFCSVVGEIVADLALEGRTRHSIGFLSPDRFAGVASPT, from the coding sequence ATGAGCTGGGACACGGTCGTACTCGGACTCGGCGGCATGGGAAGCGCAGCGCTCGCGCACGTCGCGTCGCGCGGTAAGCGCGTCATCGGACTCGAACGTTTTCAGCCGTTGCACGGATTCGGTTCCTCGCACGGCAACTCACGCATCATTCGCCAAACCTACTTCCTGGATGGCCGCTACGTGACGCTGGTGCAGCGCGCGTACGAGCTATGGCGCGAGCTGGAGGCCGAAACTGGCGAAGCTCTGTTGAACATCACCGGCGGATTGTTCGTGAGCACTCGCGACAACACGATCGTTGACGGCGGGCTTCAGAGCGCGCGCGAGCACGGGCTGGCGCACGAGCTTCTCGAACGCGATGAAGTCGCGCGCCGCTATCCGTCGATGCACTTTCGCGAAGGCGAGGTCGCGCTGTTCGAGCCGACCGCCGGGTTCTTGCGGCCAGAGGCGTGTATCGGCGCGCACTTGCGGCGTGCGATCGAATCCGGCGCTCAAGCGCGTTTCGGGACGAGTGCGACGCGCTATGAAGCAACTGCAAACGGCGTGCGGGTGTGGACCTCCGACGGCGAGGTCATCGATGCCGATCGCCTGATCGTCACGGCCGGCGCTTGGCTCGGAGGGATTGCAGCGGATCTCGGCTTGCCGCTCGTCGTCGAGCGGCAGGTCATGCATTGGTTTGCGCCGGCAGGTACACAGAACACGGACGCGCTCGAGTCGTTGCCGATTTTCATCGTCGCCCGCAAAGATGGACGCGTCTACGGATTCCCCTACGTCGCGGGTGAGGGAATAAAGATCGCTTTCTACCGCAGCTTCCAACCCACCGATCCCGACGACGTCGGCCGCGAAGTCAGGCCCGAAGAGGTCTTGCCGATTCGCGCATTCTTGGACGGCTTGATCCCCGGCGCCGCGGCAACGTATCTGCGCTCGAAGGTGTGCCTGTACACGCTCACACCCGACGAGCATTTCGTCATCGGCTTGCACCCGGCACAATCCAACGTCGTCATCGCGGGCGGGTTCTCCGGTCACGGCTTCAAGTTCTGCAGCGTCGTCGGCGAGATCGTCGCCGATTTGGCGCTCGAAGGCCGCACGCGCCATTCGATCGGATTTCTGTCGCCGGATCGCTTCGCGGGGGTTGCGAGCCCGACCTAA
- a CDS encoding aconitase family protein codes for MGATLFEKVWNAHLVRELPGRNALIFIDRAVLYELLGPPAIDLIERDFDGSLYDAARVIAVNDHVAPAKDTSSAELALQLRTWAKKRSVRLYDVGNNGICHVLVPERGHVMPGSTLVCSDSHTCTIGAFASFAFGVGSTALAGALLSSAVVVTRPKVMRIGVHGRLQKDATAKDLALAVVAQLGFKGGTGYVLEYTGDGIAALSMDERMTLCNMSIEAGATTGMCPVDETTLEYLRGREFAPKGDEFEGAAARWRAFAPDADATYDAELTIDASALRPTVTWGTNPGESAPLSGSVPLDADAGALEYMGLQPGVLLRGIELDQAFIGSCTNARIGDLRAAAAVLAGRKVRIPTIVTPGSQLVKRQAEAEGLHDIFQDAGALWTHSSCGACPGLSTGVLAPQMRCISSSNRNFPGRMGTGGRVHLASPVVVAASAVLGRIASPDELESAVLA; via the coding sequence ATGGGCGCAACGCTATTCGAGAAAGTCTGGAACGCGCATTTGGTGCGTGAGCTTCCCGGACGCAATGCGCTGATCTTCATCGATCGCGCCGTGCTGTACGAGCTGCTCGGGCCGCCGGCGATCGATCTGATCGAACGCGACTTCGATGGCAGCTTGTACGATGCGGCGCGCGTCATCGCCGTCAACGATCACGTCGCGCCGGCCAAAGACACTTCAAGCGCCGAACTCGCGCTCCAGCTGCGCACCTGGGCGAAAAAACGCAGCGTCCGTCTCTACGACGTCGGCAACAACGGCATCTGTCACGTTCTGGTCCCCGAACGCGGTCACGTCATGCCCGGTTCGACGCTCGTGTGCAGCGACAGTCACACCTGCACGATCGGCGCCTTCGCATCGTTTGCGTTCGGCGTTGGAAGCACGGCGCTAGCAGGTGCACTGCTATCGAGCGCCGTCGTCGTTACACGTCCGAAGGTTATGCGTATCGGCGTGCACGGACGCTTACAAAAGGATGCGACCGCGAAGGATCTCGCACTGGCGGTGGTCGCGCAGCTCGGTTTCAAGGGCGGGACCGGCTACGTGCTCGAGTATACGGGTGACGGCATCGCGGCGCTCTCGATGGACGAGCGCATGACGCTGTGCAACATGTCGATTGAAGCCGGAGCGACGACCGGGATGTGTCCGGTCGACGAAACTACCCTTGAATATTTGCGCGGACGCGAGTTCGCACCAAAGGGCGATGAATTCGAAGGCGCCGCTGCACGTTGGCGCGCGTTCGCTCCAGACGCGGATGCGACATACGATGCCGAGCTGACGATCGACGCGAGCGCGCTACGCCCGACCGTTACCTGGGGAACGAATCCCGGTGAGAGCGCTCCGCTATCCGGGAGCGTTCCACTTGATGCCGATGCTGGGGCGCTCGAATATATGGGGTTACAACCCGGGGTTCTGCTGCGCGGGATCGAGCTGGATCAAGCCTTCATCGGCTCGTGCACGAATGCACGGATCGGCGATCTGCGCGCCGCCGCCGCAGTTCTCGCCGGCCGCAAGGTCCGCATCCCAACGATTGTCACACCCGGCTCGCAACTCGTGAAACGGCAAGCCGAGGCTGAAGGTTTGCACGACATCTTTCAAGATGCGGGCGCACTCTGGACGCATTCGTCCTGCGGAGCATGTCCCGGTCTCTCGACCGGCGTGCTCGCGCCGCAGATGCGCTGCATCAGCTCGAGCAATCGAAACTTTCCCGGACGGATGGGGACGGGCGGACGCGTCCACCTTGCTTCACCGGTCGTGGTTGCGGCGAGCGCCGTGCTGGGACGGATCGCAAGTCCTGATGAGCTCGAAAGCGCGGTTCTTGCATGA
- a CDS encoding alpha-ketoglutarate-dependent dioxygenase AlkB: MSHQLGLFAASPLTVVADDETGKIVYTPDVFSHEETARMFAALRDEIPWESDRRWMYDREVDVPRLVAHYGEPPFPSILEEIRARIEPFVHVRIERIGLNFYRDEHDSVAWHNDRIAVFGSAPTIALVSFGATRRMLLRTKPVVARKRSLNLDLEAGSLLVMQGASQLNWEHAIPKERRPIGPRISVALRKASD, encoded by the coding sequence GTGTCGCATCAGCTAGGACTCTTCGCCGCTTCCCCCCTGACGGTCGTCGCCGATGACGAGACCGGCAAGATCGTATATACGCCGGACGTTTTTTCTCATGAGGAAACCGCGCGCATGTTTGCGGCGTTGCGCGACGAGATTCCGTGGGAGTCCGATCGCCGCTGGATGTACGACCGCGAAGTCGATGTCCCGCGGCTGGTTGCGCACTATGGGGAGCCACCCTTCCCAAGCATTCTGGAGGAGATCCGCGCGCGCATCGAGCCATTTGTGCACGTCAGGATCGAGCGCATCGGCTTGAACTTCTATCGCGACGAGCACGACAGCGTGGCGTGGCACAATGACCGCATTGCGGTTTTTGGATCGGCACCGACCATTGCGCTCGTGAGCTTTGGCGCGACGCGCCGTATGCTGTTGCGCACGAAGCCGGTCGTCGCGCGCAAGCGTTCGCTCAATCTCGATCTGGAAGCCGGAAGTCTGCTCGTGATGCAGGGCGCAAGCCAGCTCAATTGGGAGCATGCTATACCGAAAGAGCGGCGTCCGATCGGCCCGCGCATCTCCGTTGCGCTGCGCAAAGCCTCGGACTAA
- a CDS encoding GSCFA domain-containing protein, with the protein MPGRFAIDETMAIATAGSCFAQHVAKQLVQRGFKYMVTEPGPKGLFDDDLADRNYGIFPARFGNVYTTPQLVQLFERAFERFTPIEDHWLDDGRYYDPLRPFIEPEGFASLDALHHDRKAHLAAVREMFERCDIFVFTLGLTEGWRDRRDGTVYPTCPGCSVGTFDPARYEFVNFGVRETTDSLFEFIRAFGLLNPRAKVILTVSPVPLLATMSVNHVVQATTYSKSVLRVSAEEARSSFAHVDYFPSYEVITATQRTHVFFAGDGRTVTPAGVKRAMDLFFAQYAGTPAPPPEAGEDPSDPGPPTDDVVCDEETALSAI; encoded by the coding sequence ATGCCAGGCCGCTTCGCAATCGACGAAACGATGGCCATCGCGACTGCGGGAAGCTGCTTCGCGCAGCACGTTGCAAAACAGCTCGTGCAGCGCGGCTTCAAGTACATGGTGACGGAGCCGGGACCTAAGGGTCTTTTCGACGACGATCTCGCTGACCGTAATTACGGCATCTTTCCGGCACGTTTCGGGAACGTTTACACGACTCCGCAACTCGTGCAACTCTTCGAGCGTGCCTTTGAACGATTCACGCCGATCGAAGATCATTGGTTGGACGATGGCCGCTACTACGATCCGCTCAGGCCATTCATCGAACCCGAAGGATTTGCGTCGCTCGACGCGTTGCACCACGACCGGAAAGCACATCTCGCGGCAGTTCGCGAGATGTTCGAACGCTGCGATATCTTCGTCTTCACCCTCGGACTGACGGAAGGCTGGCGAGATCGCCGCGACGGCACCGTATACCCGACATGTCCGGGTTGTTCGGTGGGAACCTTCGACCCGGCGCGTTACGAATTCGTTAACTTCGGCGTGCGCGAGACGACGGATTCGCTCTTCGAATTCATCCGTGCCTTCGGACTGCTTAATCCGCGTGCAAAGGTCATTCTGACGGTCTCACCGGTTCCTCTGCTTGCGACCATGAGCGTCAACCACGTCGTGCAAGCAACGACGTATTCTAAATCGGTATTGCGCGTGTCCGCCGAAGAGGCGCGCTCCAGCTTTGCTCACGTCGACTATTTTCCGTCCTATGAAGTCATCACGGCTACGCAACGTACCCACGTGTTCTTTGCCGGCGACGGTCGAACGGTTACACCGGCCGGCGTGAAGCGCGCGATGGATTTGTTCTTTGCGCAATACGCGGGCACGCCAGCTCCGCCGCCGGAGGCCGGCGAAGATCCAAGCGACCCCGGGCCGCCGACCGACGACGTCGTCTGCGACGAAGAGACCGCGCTTTCGGCAATCTAA
- a CDS encoding glycosyltransferase, translating into MTPGPVLFLSASVGVGHTSAAKAVETALGEHDLDVRIVDAYAHAVPFFSKIAADGYIRMVKVAPWMYGFLYDRVERARKVGSSRRWLSRLGAQNLHALIESIQPSCVVCTHAFPCGIMADYKAGIDPTLPVMGIVTDYVVHPFWIYRNIDAYAVATPQMRDVLIARGVNPSRVQTTGIPVDPRFGSIASKTQARIALGLGTLGQRRLVLVMAGGLGIGPLEMMLRGLEDVSHSVAAVVLTGKNARREARLREWVSRLPYPVLVRGFEENVYDYMHAADVLLTKPGGLTISEALVARIPMVLVKPLGGQEQRNTRYLLERGAALNASTIDEITQSVQRVLQWPHERDRQLARAETLRRPEAAADAAVLISHLVEREPLTATALGSRSD; encoded by the coding sequence ATTACGCCGGGTCCGGTTCTCTTTCTTTCGGCGAGCGTCGGGGTAGGGCACACCTCGGCGGCAAAAGCCGTCGAGACGGCGCTCGGCGAGCACGACCTCGACGTGCGCATCGTCGACGCGTACGCGCATGCCGTTCCGTTCTTTTCGAAGATCGCTGCCGACGGCTACATCCGGATGGTCAAAGTCGCGCCGTGGATGTACGGATTTCTGTACGATCGCGTCGAGCGGGCCCGCAAGGTCGGCTCGTCGCGGAGATGGCTCAGCCGCCTGGGTGCGCAGAACCTGCACGCGCTGATCGAGTCAATTCAGCCGAGTTGCGTCGTCTGCACGCACGCCTTTCCATGCGGCATCATGGCGGACTACAAAGCCGGGATCGATCCGACGCTTCCGGTCATGGGCATCGTCACCGATTACGTCGTGCACCCGTTTTGGATCTACCGGAACATCGATGCCTACGCCGTCGCGACGCCGCAGATGCGCGACGTGCTGATCGCGCGCGGTGTCAATCCGTCGCGCGTGCAAACGACGGGAATCCCGGTCGATCCGCGTTTTGGTTCGATCGCATCAAAGACGCAGGCTCGAATTGCGCTGGGTCTTGGGACGCTCGGTCAACGGCGACTCGTGCTTGTGATGGCCGGGGGGCTCGGCATTGGCCCGCTGGAAATGATGCTGCGTGGTCTCGAGGACGTCTCGCACTCGGTCGCAGCCGTCGTGCTAACGGGGAAAAATGCGCGTCGCGAAGCGCGCTTGCGTGAATGGGTTTCGCGTTTACCGTATCCGGTACTGGTACGCGGCTTCGAGGAGAACGTTTACGACTACATGCACGCTGCAGACGTGTTGCTAACGAAGCCCGGCGGACTAACGATCTCCGAAGCGCTCGTGGCACGCATTCCAATGGTGCTCGTGAAACCGCTCGGCGGCCAGGAGCAACGGAATACGCGCTACCTGCTCGAACGCGGCGCTGCACTCAATGCTTCGACGATCGATGAGATAACGCAATCGGTACAACGTGTGCTGCAGTGGCCGCACGAGCGCGACCGGCAACTTGCGCGCGCCGAGACGCTGCGGCGACCGGAAGCGGCCGCTGATGCGGCAGTGCTCATTTCTCATCTGGTGGAACGCGAACCACTAACCGCTACTGCACTCGGCTCGCGATCGGATTAA
- the mltG gene encoding endolytic transglycosylase MltG, whose protein sequence is MRRLAAILALLAVAALALFWYVAFADRSRPSVATDVVIPHGATSGDVAVLLAQHHVIANPLPLRILARARRVDRDLEAGEYIFPAHQTLDEVLQELLVGRARVATWVTIPEGFTAVQIADTLAGHKLGSQAAYQAYFEHQTIVLGGVRTQSLEGYLFPSTYLFPLSVTPEVAAGILVDQFRRELPGNAQRQARSLGYTLPQVVTVASLVEREAKADDERALIAGVIYNRLRKGMPLQVDASLEYAFPNHHIEITRADLRTDTPYNTYLHVGLPPTPIANPGLPSLLGALHPQRTDYYYYVYKGNGHHAFARTLGEHNANVERYLH, encoded by the coding sequence TTGAGGCGCCTCGCCGCAATCCTCGCGCTGCTCGCCGTCGCGGCGCTCGCACTGTTTTGGTACGTCGCTTTTGCCGACCGGAGCCGGCCGAGCGTAGCTACCGACGTCGTTATCCCGCACGGCGCGACTTCGGGAGACGTAGCAGTGCTGTTGGCGCAGCATCACGTTATCGCGAATCCGCTGCCGCTGCGAATCTTGGCGCGAGCCCGGCGCGTCGATCGCGATCTCGAGGCGGGCGAATACATTTTTCCCGCACACCAGACGCTCGATGAAGTCTTGCAAGAGCTCTTAGTCGGTCGCGCGCGCGTTGCCACGTGGGTGACGATCCCCGAAGGCTTTACCGCCGTACAAATCGCGGACACGCTCGCGGGGCACAAGCTTGGGTCGCAAGCGGCATACCAAGCATATTTCGAGCACCAAACGATCGTGCTCGGCGGCGTGCGCACACAGAGTCTGGAAGGCTACCTGTTTCCGAGCACTTATCTCTTTCCGCTTTCCGTGACGCCGGAGGTTGCAGCCGGCATTCTTGTCGACCAGTTTCGCAGGGAGCTGCCCGGTAATGCACAGCGGCAGGCGCGTAGTTTGGGATACACGCTTCCGCAGGTCGTAACGGTCGCGTCGCTCGTCGAGCGCGAAGCGAAAGCCGACGACGAGCGTGCTTTGATCGCCGGCGTCATCTACAACCGCTTACGCAAAGGTATGCCTCTGCAGGTCGATGCGTCTCTGGAATATGCGTTTCCGAATCATCATATTGAGATTACGCGTGCCGACTTGCGTACCGATACGCCGTACAACACGTATCTGCACGTGGGGCTCCCGCCGACGCCGATTGCCAACCCCGGCCTCCCCTCCTTGCTGGGAGCATTGCATCCGCAGCGAACGGATTACTATTACTATGTCTATAAAGGGAACGGCCACCACGCATTTGCCCGGACGCTCGGGGAACACAACGCAAACGTCGAACGCTATCTGCACTAG
- the ruvX gene encoding Holliday junction resolvase RuvX — translation MSILALDIGEKRIGVAVSDPSDSFSLPLEVIERTTIRDDIGRIVALATERGVRVVVVGDPVRLGGERGLASEKIDKFVAELERGWNGMIERVDERLTTAQATKSLIAADVSRKKRRQVVDKLAAALILDTYLARRKHG, via the coding sequence ATGAGCATTCTAGCGCTCGATATCGGTGAGAAGCGGATCGGCGTAGCGGTCTCGGACCCAAGCGATTCATTTTCCCTGCCGCTCGAGGTCATCGAGCGGACGACGATTCGTGACGATATCGGACGCATTGTCGCACTGGCGACGGAGCGCGGCGTCCGCGTGGTCGTCGTCGGCGATCCGGTTCGTTTGGGCGGCGAGCGCGGACTAGCTTCGGAGAAGATCGATAAGTTCGTCGCCGAGCTCGAACGCGGATGGAACGGAATGATCGAACGTGTCGATGAGCGCTTGACGACCGCACAAGCGACCAAATCGCTGATCGCCGCCGACGTCTCACGCAAGAAACGAAGGCAAGTCGTCGACAAACTGGCCGCGGCCTTGATCCTCGATACCTACCTCGCGCGACGGAAGCACGGTTGA